From a region of the Fibrobacter sp. genome:
- a CDS encoding Cof-type HAD-IIB family hydrolase has protein sequence MKILFTDLDGTLLTDDKRISDTDMRSIRSMIDAGHKFVICTGRPLTSAKKLAEQYGFLEPGFLLVSFNGGLIYDCGAQKPILTRYIPVSEVKAIMDAAHANGMHAHTYSGDLVVSEYETEQLKTYCRLMKMDYVVVKDIREYYGEFVNVVVKPPIKVNIITPFEHSSLVDFRAEMRKTTAGKLFDVFSKPEMLEFSHMQSNKGDAVRFMADYYKVGIEDTIAVGDEENDCPMIKAAGVGVAMANASQIVKDCADYITVSDNNHSGITEVIEKFVLG, from the coding sequence ATGAAAATTCTGTTCACAGACCTTGACGGCACGCTCCTGACCGACGATAAGCGCATCTCGGATACCGACATGCGCTCTATCCGCTCGATGATCGATGCGGGCCACAAGTTCGTCATCTGTACGGGCCGTCCGCTCACGAGCGCCAAGAAGTTGGCGGAGCAGTACGGCTTTCTGGAACCGGGCTTTCTGCTCGTGAGTTTCAACGGCGGGCTCATTTACGATTGCGGCGCACAGAAGCCAATTCTCACTCGCTACATTCCCGTTAGTGAGGTAAAGGCCATCATGGATGCCGCACACGCAAACGGCATGCATGCGCATACCTACTCGGGCGACCTGGTGGTTTCGGAATACGAAACGGAACAGCTCAAGACGTACTGCCGCCTGATGAAGATGGATTATGTGGTCGTGAAGGATATCCGCGAGTATTACGGCGAGTTTGTCAATGTTGTTGTTAAACCGCCCATCAAGGTGAATATCATAACGCCCTTCGAACATTCGAGCCTTGTAGATTTCCGTGCTGAAATGCGCAAGACTACGGCGGGCAAGCTTTTTGACGTGTTCAGTAAGCCCGAGATGCTCGAATTTTCGCACATGCAGAGCAACAAGGGTGACGCAGTGCGCTTTATGGCCGACTATTACAAGGTGGGCATCGAAGATACGATTGCCGTGGGCGACGAAGAGAACGATTGCCCCATGATCAAAGCGGCCGGTGTCGGGGTTGCCATGGCGAATGCTTCGCAGATAGTGAAGGACTGCGCCGACTACATAACGGTAAGCGACAATAACCACTCGGGTATCACCGAGGTTATCGAGAAGTTCGTGCTTGGCTAG